The proteins below come from a single Deltaproteobacteria bacterium genomic window:
- a CDS encoding TRL-like family protein, giving the protein MRKLVLAVAAVALFSTGCAGLSFMNRGVAMGTLYVDETGSPAMGTTDNDVGTKVGEACASSILGAAVMGDSSIQTAANAGGITKVGTVNHHYTNILGLYAKYCVIVTGE; this is encoded by the coding sequence ATGCGCAAGCTCGTTCTGGCCGTCGCGGCCGTCGCTCTCTTCTCCACCGGCTGTGCCGGCCTCTCCTTCATGAACCGTGGTGTCGCGATGGGCACCCTCTACGTCGACGAGACCGGCTCGCCCGCGATGGGCACCACCGACAACGACGTGGGCACCAAGGTGGGTGAGGCCTGCGCCTCCTCGATCCTCGGCGCGGCCGTGATGGGCGACTCCAGCATCCAGACCGCCGCCAACGCGGGTGGGATCACCAAGGTCGGCACCGTGAACCACCACTACACGAACATCCTGGGCCTCTACGCGAAGTATTGCGTGATCGTCACCGGCGAGTAG
- the glnA gene encoding type I glutamate--ammonia ligase: MPKTPKDALDLAKKIDAKFVDVKFLDFVGLWQHFVQPVDQITEDTFEEGLGFDGSSIRGWAAIHSSDMLVVPDPDTAMEEPFARESTLSLIGNIVDPITKEAYSRDPRNIAMKAEKYLISTGIADTAYFGPEAEFFIFDDVKFDLGPNFAFYEVDSNEGRWNTGRDEGPNLGYKPRHKEGYFPVAPTDQLNDLRNEICLELAKVGIEVERQHHEVATGGQAEIDFRFRSLTEMGDQLQWFKYIVKNVCWRNGKTATFMPKPLHGDNGSGMHTHISLWKNGKPLFAGDRYAGLSEMALHFMGGILHHASALTAITNPSTNSFKRLVPGYEAPVNLAYSSRNRSAALRIPMYSPSPKAKRVEVRFPDPTCNGYLAFAAMMMAGLDGIERKLDPGEPLDKDIYGMTPEELKDVPSVPGSLADALIALERDHEFLLAGDVFTEDVISTWIKYKRENEVDPVRMRPHPMEFALYFDV; this comes from the coding sequence ATGCCCAAGACCCCCAAGGACGCCCTCGACCTCGCCAAGAAGATCGACGCCAAGTTCGTCGACGTGAAGTTCCTCGACTTCGTCGGCCTCTGGCAACACTTCGTGCAGCCCGTCGATCAGATCACCGAGGACACCTTCGAAGAGGGCCTCGGCTTCGACGGCTCCTCGATCCGAGGGTGGGCGGCGATCCACAGCTCCGACATGCTGGTCGTCCCCGATCCGGACACGGCGATGGAGGAGCCCTTCGCCCGGGAGTCGACCCTCTCGCTGATCGGCAACATCGTCGATCCGATCACCAAGGAGGCCTACAGCCGCGATCCCCGGAACATCGCGATGAAGGCCGAGAAGTACCTCATCTCCACCGGCATCGCCGACACCGCCTACTTCGGCCCCGAGGCCGAGTTCTTCATCTTCGACGACGTGAAGTTCGACCTCGGCCCCAACTTCGCCTTCTACGAGGTCGACTCGAACGAGGGGCGCTGGAACACCGGCCGGGACGAGGGCCCGAACCTCGGCTACAAGCCGCGGCACAAGGAGGGCTACTTCCCCGTCGCCCCCACCGACCAGCTCAACGACCTGCGCAACGAGATCTGCCTCGAGCTCGCCAAGGTCGGCATCGAGGTCGAGCGGCAGCACCACGAGGTCGCCACCGGCGGCCAGGCCGAGATCGACTTCCGCTTCCGCTCGCTGACCGAGATGGGCGATCAGCTGCAGTGGTTCAAGTACATCGTGAAGAACGTCTGCTGGCGTAACGGCAAGACGGCGACCTTCATGCCCAAGCCCCTCCACGGCGACAACGGCTCGGGGATGCACACCCACATCTCCCTCTGGAAGAACGGCAAGCCCCTCTTCGCGGGCGACCGCTACGCCGGCCTCTCCGAGATGGCGCTGCACTTCATGGGCGGCATCCTCCACCACGCCTCGGCGCTCACCGCCATCACCAACCCCTCGACCAACTCCTTCAAGCGGCTGGTGCCCGGCTACGAGGCCCCGGTGAACCTGGCCTACTCGAGCCGGAACCGCTCGGCGGCCCTGCGCATCCCGATGTACTCGCCCTCGCCCAAGGCCAAGCGGGTCGAGGTGCGCTTCCCCGATCCCACCTGCAACGGCTACCTCGCCTTCGCGGCGATGATGATGGCCGGCCTCGACGGCATCGAGCGCAAGCTCGATCCGGGCGAGCCGCTCGACAAGGACATCTACGGGATGACCCCCGAGGAGCTCAAGGACGTCCCCTCGGTGCCCGGCTCCCTGGCCGACGCGCTGATCGCGCTGGAGCGGGACCACGAGTTCCTGCTGGCCGGCGACGTCTTCACCGAGGACGTCATCAGCACCTGGATCAAGTACAAGCGCGAGAACGAGGTCGACCCGGTCCGCATGCGGCCGCACCCCATGGAGTTCGCTCTCTACTTCGATGTGTAG
- a CDS encoding P-II family nitrogen regulator: MKKIEAIIKPFKLDDVKEALHEVGVQGMTVTEVKGFGRQRGHTEIYRGAEYVVDFLPKVKVEVVVPAELVHLAIEAIERAAKTGRIGDGKIFVTPVEEAVRIRTGDRGDAAL; this comes from the coding sequence ATGAAGAAGATCGAAGCCATCATCAAGCCCTTCAAGCTCGACGACGTGAAGGAGGCCCTCCACGAGGTGGGCGTCCAGGGGATGACCGTGACCGAGGTGAAGGGCTTCGGCCGCCAGCGGGGACACACCGAGATCTACCGGGGCGCCGAGTACGTCGTGGACTTCCTCCCCAAGGTGAAGGTCGAGGTCGTCGTCCCCGCCGAGCTGGTCCACCTGGCCATCGAGGCCATCGAGCGGGCCGCCAAGACCGGGCGGATCGGCGACGGCAAGATCTTCGTGACGCCGGTCGAGGAGGCCGTCCGGATCCGCACCGGCGACCGGGGCGACGCCGCCCTCTAG
- a CDS encoding HAMP domain-containing sensor histidine kinase has translation MRLSLRTRLLLTTLLPAALLLAGMAVLAHQLSARALERSLGKRLASVAQSAAAGLRPADVTFLEAGDEESRTHRRLTTTLQAVRDATGVRRLVLFDPEGLALCDTDGRYPIGTPIPDLSRDSLEVERALGGKATASKVLFTGSDGLPYKSGYAPVRDGERVVGAVLVDGTAAFYADLDRLRNAFGAIGLVGLAVMALLAVLVTRLIAMPIRDLAAAAERIGEGDLATPVDPPRRVDELGSLGRSLEQMRASLEARERELQMMLAGIAHEVRNPLGGIELFSGLLDEELEPGDHRKAHVARIRKELGHLAKLVEEFLDYAREREPELADLVLGEMFFELSQIEGPSAQEREVVLQLDAAEDAVVRVDASLLRRAVLNLLRNAIQASPEGGVVRLRAHREGARVLLAVEDAGAGVPEEKRERIFEPFFTTKEKGSGLGLALVAKTAKVHGGEVRVEEAEGGGARFVMALPAATRGA, from the coding sequence ATGCGCCTCTCTCTGCGCACGAGACTGCTGCTCACGACCCTCCTCCCCGCGGCCCTGCTGCTCGCGGGCATGGCGGTCCTCGCCCACCAGCTCTCGGCCCGGGCCCTCGAGCGCTCCCTGGGCAAGCGCCTCGCCTCGGTGGCCCAGTCCGCCGCCGCGGGTCTGCGGCCCGCCGACGTGACCTTCCTCGAGGCGGGCGACGAGGAGAGCCGCACCCACCGGCGGCTGACCACCACCCTCCAGGCCGTGCGGGACGCCACCGGCGTGCGCCGGCTGGTCCTCTTCGACCCCGAGGGGCTGGCCCTCTGCGACACCGACGGCCGCTACCCCATCGGCACGCCGATCCCCGATCTCTCCCGGGACTCGCTGGAGGTCGAGCGCGCCCTCGGCGGCAAGGCCACCGCCTCGAAGGTGCTCTTCACCGGCTCGGATGGGCTCCCCTACAAGAGCGGCTACGCCCCGGTCCGCGACGGGGAGCGGGTCGTCGGCGCGGTGCTGGTGGACGGCACGGCGGCCTTCTACGCGGACCTCGACCGGCTGCGGAACGCCTTCGGCGCCATCGGCCTGGTGGGCCTGGCGGTGATGGCGCTGCTGGCCGTCCTGGTCACCCGGCTCATCGCGATGCCGATCCGGGACCTGGCCGCCGCCGCCGAGCGCATCGGCGAGGGCGACCTGGCCACGCCGGTCGATCCGCCCCGCCGGGTGGACGAGCTGGGCAGCCTGGGGCGCAGCCTGGAGCAGATGCGCGCGAGCCTCGAGGCGCGCGAGCGCGAGCTGCAGATGATGCTCGCCGGCATCGCCCACGAGGTGCGCAACCCCCTGGGCGGCATCGAGCTCTTCTCGGGGCTGCTCGACGAGGAGCTCGAGCCGGGAGACCACCGCAAGGCCCACGTCGCCCGCATCCGGAAGGAGCTGGGGCACCTGGCGAAGCTGGTCGAGGAGTTCCTCGACTACGCCCGCGAGCGCGAGCCCGAGCTGGCCGACCTGGTCCTGGGCGAGATGTTCTTCGAGCTCTCCCAGATCGAGGGGCCCAGCGCGCAGGAGCGGGAGGTGGTGCTCCAGCTCGACGCCGCCGAGGACGCGGTGGTGCGGGTCGACGCGAGCCTGCTGCGCCGCGCGGTCCTGAACCTCCTGCGCAACGCGATCCAGGCCAGCCCCGAGGGCGGGGTGGTGCGCCTGCGCGCCCACCGGGAGGGTGCGCGGGTGCTGCTGGCGGTGGAGGACGCCGGCGCGGGCGTCCCCGAGGAGAAGCGCGAGCGGATCTTCGAGCCCTTCTTCACCACCAAGGAGAAGGGCAGCGGCCTGGGCCTGGCGCTGGTCGCCAAGACCGCCAAGGTCCACGGCGGCGAGGTCCGGGTGGAGGAGGCCGAGGGCGGCGGCGCCCGCTTCGTGATGGCGCTCCCCGCGGCCACCCGCGGCGCTTGA
- a CDS encoding serine/threonine-protein kinase, whose protein sequence is MILGARSAFHVPRGEGSDLADERDRRLEEGADTGGDDESTSPGPAPAGWRQVPLGAEDDHIRTSPMVAVPDEAALQRARLDSQPTLAEGAFATPKVRATPAGEGEVDAGSEDSLLQAGSFDERYQQTRVLGSGGMGVVTLHQDRIVGRAVALKTAHAPTSEAGQSRGAIWRFLREARVQGQLEHPAIVPVYDLGRDDRGAAYFTMQRVRGRSLAEVLASRTDEGSAARLSARKVLDILSRVALALDYVHHRGVVHRDLKPENIMIGEYGEVFLLDWGLARVLGSEDLPKLGEEEQPVSLEADGKTRAGEVLGTPGYMAPEQVADASKVDARADLYAFGAILYEALCGLPLHGSGELPTLLYSTMKVDGASLPDEVEVAPELAELVRQLTRKEPADRPASAREIARTLEAFLDGERDATLRQKAAREHLAHARETLAAAASGADDLEARRAALQQVGRALALAPDLEAARELLFELLTSPPKVVPPEAKKALEAGAREAMMMGARTAVAGYFGISVFVLIALWMGIRSYPALFTLAGAMAACAAYTAYFLWRPPGLKLPLGHLLLTASTVGISSVMFGPLVLVPMLAVSNSVSYLTSVNDKEWLVALSGVAAVVVPAVLQMMGILPASYAIQNGVINILPWMMDFPPLPTMAFLVVTQAGIVVAACIFVLRLKRRAAAAEKEVQLTAWQLEQLVGRDG, encoded by the coding sequence TTGATCTTAGGGGCCCGCTCGGCGTTCCATGTTCCCCGAGGGGAGGGAAGCGACCTGGCCGACGAGAGAGATCGCAGGCTCGAGGAGGGGGCCGACACCGGGGGCGACGACGAGTCGACCTCGCCGGGGCCGGCGCCCGCTGGCTGGCGGCAGGTGCCGCTGGGCGCCGAGGACGACCACATCCGCACCTCGCCGATGGTCGCGGTGCCGGACGAGGCGGCCCTCCAGCGCGCCCGCCTCGACTCCCAGCCCACCCTCGCGGAGGGAGCCTTCGCCACCCCAAAGGTGCGGGCGACCCCGGCCGGCGAGGGCGAGGTCGACGCGGGCTCGGAGGACTCGCTCCTGCAGGCCGGCAGCTTCGACGAGCGCTACCAGCAGACGCGGGTCCTCGGGAGCGGCGGCATGGGGGTGGTCACCCTCCACCAGGATCGCATCGTCGGCCGCGCGGTCGCCCTGAAGACGGCCCACGCGCCCACCAGCGAGGCGGGCCAGAGCCGGGGCGCCATCTGGCGCTTCCTGCGCGAGGCCCGGGTGCAGGGCCAGCTCGAGCACCCGGCGATCGTGCCGGTCTACGACCTGGGCCGGGACGACCGGGGCGCGGCCTACTTCACGATGCAGCGGGTCCGCGGCCGCAGCCTGGCGGAGGTGCTCGCCAGCCGGACGGATGAGGGCAGCGCCGCCCGCCTCTCCGCCCGCAAGGTCCTCGACATCCTCTCCCGGGTGGCGCTGGCCCTCGACTACGTCCACCACCGCGGCGTGGTGCACCGGGACCTCAAGCCCGAGAACATCATGATCGGGGAGTACGGCGAGGTCTTCCTCCTCGACTGGGGCCTGGCCCGGGTGCTCGGCTCCGAGGACCTGCCCAAGCTCGGCGAGGAGGAGCAGCCGGTCTCCCTGGAGGCGGACGGCAAGACCCGCGCCGGCGAGGTGCTCGGCACGCCGGGCTACATGGCCCCCGAGCAGGTCGCGGACGCCTCGAAGGTCGACGCCCGCGCCGACCTCTACGCCTTCGGCGCCATCCTCTACGAGGCGCTCTGCGGGCTGCCCCTCCACGGCAGCGGCGAGCTGCCCACCCTCCTCTACTCGACGATGAAGGTCGACGGGGCGAGCCTCCCCGACGAGGTGGAGGTCGCCCCCGAGCTCGCCGAGCTGGTCCGGCAGCTGACCCGCAAGGAGCCGGCGGATCGACCCGCGAGCGCCCGGGAGATCGCCCGCACCCTCGAGGCCTTCCTCGACGGCGAGCGGGACGCGACCCTGCGGCAGAAGGCCGCCCGGGAGCACCTCGCGCACGCCCGGGAGACCCTCGCGGCCGCCGCGAGCGGCGCCGACGATCTCGAGGCGCGGCGGGCGGCCCTCCAGCAGGTCGGCCGGGCGCTCGCCCTGGCGCCGGACCTCGAGGCGGCCCGCGAGCTGCTCTTCGAGCTGCTCACCTCCCCCCCGAAGGTGGTGCCCCCGGAGGCGAAGAAGGCCCTGGAGGCCGGCGCCCGGGAGGCGATGATGATGGGCGCCCGCACGGCGGTGGCCGGCTACTTCGGCATCTCCGTCTTCGTGCTCATCGCCCTGTGGATGGGCATCCGCTCCTACCCCGCGCTCTTCACCCTCGCGGGCGCCATGGCCGCCTGCGCGGCCTACACCGCCTACTTCCTCTGGCGGCCGCCGGGGCTGAAGCTGCCCCTCGGCCACCTCCTGCTCACCGCGAGCACGGTGGGGATCTCCAGCGTGATGTTCGGCCCCCTGGTGCTGGTGCCGATGCTGGCGGTCTCCAACAGCGTCTCCTACCTCACCTCGGTGAACGACAAGGAGTGGCTGGTCGCCCTCTCCGGGGTCGCCGCGGTGGTGGTGCCGGCGGTCCTGCAGATGATGGGCATCCTGCCGGCGAGCTACGCCATCCAGAACGGCGTCATCAATATCCTCCCCTGGATGATGGACTTCCCGCCCCTGCCCACCATGGCCTTCCTGGTGGTCACCCAGGCCGGCATCGTCGTGGCCGCCTGCATCTTCGTCCTGCGCCTGAAGCGCCGGGCGGCCGCCGCCGAGAAGGAGGTCCAGCTCACCGCCTGGCAGCTCGAGCAGCTCGTCGGGCGGGACGGCTGA